Sequence from the Kribbella aluminosa genome:
CTTTCTGAGCAATGCGCCGACCCGGCTCGTCCACCGTCCCCTTCGCGGACTTGGTCATCTGCATGATCTGGAGGTCCTCGACACGGATCAGGTCGAATCTGCGCGCCAGGGCAGTGGAGGTCTGTTCGACCCAGTTCTTCCGTCGGTCCGCTTCGCGGGCCTTTACCTTCGCGATCGCGGCCCGCAGTTTTGTGCGACGGTTCGACCCACGCTTGGTGCGCGAGATACCGCGCACCAACCGCACCAACCGCGCCCGCTCACCGGCCCGAAGTCCCGGGACTTTGAAGAGTTCACCGGTCGAGAGTGCCGCCGACACCGCAACGCCCCGATCGACCCCGACAACTCCACCGGTTCCGGGCGCGGCGATCGGGTCCGGAATGACAGCGAACGCGATGTGCCAGCGGCCGGCGCGGTCGCAAGTGACTCGATAGGACTTCGCGTCGGGCAGTGCCCTGGACATCCGGAACTGGACCCATCCAACCTTCGGAACGAGCACCCGCGCCCACTTCCTGGACAGCTTCTGGACGCGCTGAGCTTGGGCGCCGACAACCCGGAACCCCTCGTGTACACCGGCCCGACGCCAGGTCGGGCGGCCGTGTGTTCCCGCAGAGAAATTGGCGACAGCGCGATCGAAGTCCCGCAGCGCTTGTTGCTGCACGGTTTGCGACCCAGCCCGCAACCAGCCGTTCTCGGCGCGAGCTTCGGTCAACTGGCGAGACTGTTCAGCAAACCCTGGTGTATAGCTGCGGCGGCCTGGCGA
This genomic interval carries:
- a CDS encoding RNA-guided endonuclease InsQ/TnpB family protein, whose product is MHRGAAIPELSVTHGRVPFMSRYRLAPTPEQVTLLLGQCRHARYVWNIAREQWGMWSPGRRSYTPGFAEQSRQLTEARAENGWLRAGSQTVQQQALRDFDRAVANFSAGTHGRPTWRRAGVHEGFRVVGAQAQRVQKLSRKWARVLVPKVGWVQFRMSRALPDAKSYRVTCDRAGRWHIAFAVIPDPIAAPGTGGVVGVDRGVAVSAALSTGELFKVPGLRAGERARLVRLVRGISRTKRGSNRRTKLRAAIAKVKAREADRRKNWVEQTSTALARRFDLIRVEDLQIMQMTKSAKGTVDEPGRRIAQKAGLNRGILANGWGMLVTRLEQKAPGRIEKVNPAYTSQTCPRCGIVDRGARESQAAFRCRCCSYTANADVNAARNIAAGRAATARRDPMSGSEKREPQLATSA